The Novipirellula artificiosorum genome contains a region encoding:
- a CDS encoding DNA gyrase/topoisomerase IV subunit A, with protein MAKRSKRTSKSTSKRKSKADSNGSLFDAVDDHLLTAIPLRQAAQVRYLNYSLSVITSRALPDVRDGLKPVQRRILYTMSQQGLTATAKHRKCAKVVGDVMGNYHPHGDSSIYEALVRMAQPFSLRMPLIDGSGNFGSVDGDNAAAMRYTECRMTPIASEVLADLATRTVAFKPNYDGSREEPVVLPSRVPNLLVNGATGIAVGMATNIPPHNLKEVCQALLKLLRDPEIKDYQLVANDAVQGPDFPTGGQIINTKEELREIYSIGQGTIKLRGTVKLNAKSRSGKVLQVDSIPFGVNKSALVERINELVYSGKLPLVVEARDLSTDEIRIDLLLKKDADENKVLAYLYKHTDFQKNFNVNLTCLVPTENPEVGAPNRLGLKEILWHFLHFRLSVLTKRLENELASLERRIHILEGFALIFDALDEIIRIIRKSEGKADAAEKIMQRFPAAKGGLDAEQTDAILELKLYRLARLEINMILDELKEKRKRAGEIKKLLADDTKDYGASGRWKIIRTEIESLISDYSKDLRAKRQSIIDTVAEEPEYTAEDFIVAEDCHIMVTKDGWVKRQKQIADPGKSRLRQGDEVLACVAGSTRESIGLFSSLGVCYTARMIDIPASTGFGEPIQKLFKLKDGERIVAALSFDPRIISDIKEDPKKPNLCPETHALAVTSNGFALRFGLEGFSEPSTRAGRRFARVKPGASVIDVAAVHGTEVILAVTENCRAMICSAEDVNYLSGPGKGVTLIRITADDRVLGFKPSSGDRDLMTVQTNRGAKKTISTAKYRITSRGGRGNEIQKNGKIAEIIVPPIAAPETFED; from the coding sequence GTGGCAAAACGCTCTAAACGCACTTCGAAATCGACGTCCAAGCGGAAATCCAAAGCCGATTCGAATGGATCGCTGTTTGACGCCGTGGACGATCATCTCTTGACAGCAATTCCTCTTCGCCAAGCTGCCCAAGTCCGCTATTTGAACTATTCGCTCTCGGTGATCACCAGCCGAGCACTTCCGGATGTCCGCGACGGGCTAAAGCCGGTTCAAAGGCGAATTTTGTACACCATGAGTCAGCAGGGGCTTACGGCGACCGCCAAGCACCGCAAGTGCGCCAAAGTCGTTGGCGATGTGATGGGCAATTACCATCCGCACGGGGATAGCTCGATTTACGAAGCGCTGGTCCGAATGGCTCAGCCGTTTTCACTCCGAATGCCGCTGATTGACGGTAGCGGGAATTTTGGCAGTGTCGACGGAGACAACGCCGCAGCGATGCGGTACACCGAGTGTCGGATGACTCCAATTGCCAGCGAGGTTCTGGCTGACTTGGCGACGCGCACGGTCGCCTTCAAGCCGAACTACGACGGTAGCCGCGAAGAGCCGGTGGTGCTGCCCAGCCGCGTACCAAATCTGCTTGTCAACGGAGCAACGGGGATCGCCGTCGGCATGGCGACCAATATTCCCCCGCACAATTTGAAGGAGGTTTGCCAGGCGTTGCTGAAACTGCTTCGGGATCCGGAGATCAAGGACTATCAACTTGTCGCCAACGATGCGGTCCAAGGGCCCGACTTTCCGACGGGTGGCCAGATCATCAACACCAAAGAAGAGCTGCGAGAGATTTACAGCATCGGCCAAGGGACGATCAAGCTGCGCGGGACCGTCAAGCTGAACGCGAAATCACGCAGTGGCAAAGTGCTGCAAGTCGATTCGATTCCGTTCGGTGTCAACAAATCGGCGCTGGTGGAACGAATTAACGAATTGGTGTATTCGGGCAAGCTTCCGTTGGTCGTGGAAGCTCGCGATTTGTCGACAGACGAAATTCGTATCGATCTGCTACTCAAGAAAGACGCCGATGAGAACAAGGTGTTGGCCTATCTTTACAAACACACCGATTTTCAAAAGAACTTCAATGTCAACCTGACCTGCTTGGTGCCAACGGAAAACCCCGAGGTTGGGGCACCAAATCGTTTGGGTTTGAAAGAGATTTTGTGGCACTTCTTGCACTTCCGCTTGAGTGTGCTGACCAAGCGGCTCGAGAACGAACTCGCGAGCCTCGAACGTCGGATTCATATTCTCGAAGGATTCGCGCTGATCTTCGATGCGCTCGATGAGATCATTCGGATCATTCGGAAATCGGAAGGCAAAGCGGATGCGGCGGAAAAAATCATGCAGCGGTTCCCGGCTGCCAAAGGTGGCTTGGACGCCGAACAAACGGATGCCATCCTTGAATTGAAACTGTATCGGCTCGCCCGCTTAGAAATCAACATGATCCTGGACGAGCTGAAGGAAAAACGCAAGCGAGCTGGGGAGATCAAGAAATTGCTTGCCGACGACACCAAAGACTACGGTGCGTCGGGACGCTGGAAGATCATCCGGACGGAAATTGAATCGCTGATCAGCGACTACAGCAAGGACTTGCGAGCGAAACGACAGTCGATCATCGACACCGTGGCCGAAGAGCCAGAATACACCGCCGAGGATTTCATCGTAGCGGAAGACTGCCACATCATGGTCACCAAGGATGGATGGGTCAAACGCCAAAAGCAGATTGCCGACCCTGGTAAGAGCCGGCTCCGGCAAGGCGATGAAGTCTTGGCATGTGTAGCGGGCAGCACGCGGGAATCGATTGGGCTTTTTTCCTCGTTAGGCGTTTGCTACACCGCTCGGATGATCGACATTCCTGCGTCCACCGGATTTGGCGAGCCCATCCAAAAGCTCTTCAAACTCAAGGATGGCGAGCGGATTGTTGCAGCCTTGTCGTTCGACCCGCGGATTATTAGCGACATCAAGGAAGATCCCAAGAAACCCAATCTGTGTCCCGAAACACACGCCTTAGCCGTCACATCGAATGGGTTTGCGTTGAGGTTTGGTCTGGAAGGTTTCAGCGAACCCTCGACACGAGCCGGACGACGATTCGCTCGGGTGAAACCCGGTGCATCGGTGATCGACGTCGCCGCCGTTCATGGCACCGAAGTGATTTTGGCGGTTACAGAAAATTGTCGCGCCATGATCTGCTCGGCCGAGGACGTGAACTATTTGTCAGGTCCTGGAAAAGGTGTCACGCTGATTCGAATCACCGCCGATGACCGAGTGCTTGGTTTCAAACCCTCCTCGGGCGATCGAGACTTGATGACCGTTCAAACCAACCGTGGTGCCAAGAAAACGATTTCGACCGCCAAGTACCGCATCACGTCTCGGGGCGGCCGAGGCAACGAAATTCAGAAGAACGGCAAGATCGCCGAGATCATCGTACCACCGATCGCTGCACCTGAAACCTTTGAAGATTAG
- a CDS encoding DNA gyrase/topoisomerase IV subunit B, producing MSTVTKSYSAKDITALEGLDPVRKRPGMYIGGVGMSGLHHLIWEIVDNSVDEAMNGHASEITVTLHKDGSSITVSDNGRGIPIDKHPKTKKPALEMVLTVLHAGGKFDGGNYKTAGGLHGVGASVVNALSKELTAVVRRDGAQYRMMFERGRPKSGLQKLKGAVRGTGTTISFTPDPTIFPKIDFESATIRARLETVSFLHRGVKVTYVDEVNKTKETFLHEQGIVDYLAKVLKDRGARPIHEAPFVLRKDDDIRMELTLQWTESTDEHVRSYVNGIPTGSGGTHENGLRSGLNKAVRNYIDTHSLTPRGVKITHEDIREGLVAILSLFIADPQFQGQTKDRLNNPEMQAVVETSTRPAMEQWMNNNRSIADSVIARIIAAARARAASRAASDAVSRKGGAKRTMLPGKLSDCLASGKAESELFIVEGDSAGGSAKQGRNRNYQAILPLRGKVLNTECATLKKIMENKEIQDMISSLGCGIGPNLNLAGLRYKKIILLADADSDGHHITTLLLTFFYRHMPALIAEGNLFIAVPPLYRIDIGKETHWANDEEHREQILADHGGRAKPEITRFKGLGEMMPKVLWETTLNPQTRRLLRVEVDDHLETDRVISDLMGRDASARFRFIMERAEDAEEIDV from the coding sequence ATGAGCACGGTTACGAAAAGTTATAGCGCAAAAGACATCACCGCTCTGGAAGGTCTTGATCCGGTCCGCAAACGGCCAGGGATGTACATCGGTGGTGTGGGCATGTCAGGCTTGCACCATCTGATTTGGGAAATCGTCGACAACTCGGTCGACGAAGCCATGAATGGCCACGCCAGTGAAATCACGGTGACGCTGCACAAAGATGGATCGAGCATCACGGTCAGCGACAACGGTCGTGGCATCCCCATCGACAAGCATCCCAAAACAAAAAAACCGGCACTTGAGATGGTGCTCACCGTGCTGCACGCAGGCGGGAAATTTGACGGTGGCAACTACAAAACCGCAGGCGGTCTTCACGGCGTCGGAGCCTCCGTGGTCAACGCGCTGTCGAAGGAATTGACCGCCGTAGTTCGCCGCGACGGTGCCCAGTATCGAATGATGTTTGAGCGGGGACGACCCAAGTCGGGGTTGCAAAAATTGAAGGGGGCCGTGCGCGGCACCGGAACAACGATCAGTTTCACTCCCGATCCCACCATTTTTCCAAAAATTGATTTCGAGAGTGCCACGATTCGCGCTCGATTGGAAACGGTCAGTTTCCTACACCGCGGCGTCAAGGTCACTTACGTTGACGAAGTGAACAAGACCAAAGAGACGTTCCTGCACGAGCAAGGGATTGTCGACTATTTGGCAAAAGTTCTGAAAGATCGCGGCGCGCGACCGATCCACGAAGCACCGTTTGTGTTGCGTAAAGACGACGACATTCGCATGGAGCTGACCCTGCAATGGACCGAATCCACCGACGAGCACGTTCGCAGTTATGTCAATGGCATTCCCACAGGCAGCGGCGGAACGCATGAAAACGGACTTCGCAGCGGACTCAACAAAGCGGTTCGCAACTACATCGACACCCATAGCTTGACGCCCCGCGGAGTGAAAATCACGCACGAAGACATTCGCGAGGGCTTGGTCGCGATCCTTTCGCTGTTCATCGCCGATCCACAATTCCAAGGCCAAACCAAAGACCGATTGAATAACCCCGAAATGCAGGCCGTGGTGGAAACGTCAACGCGACCGGCCATGGAACAGTGGATGAACAACAATCGTTCAATCGCCGATTCCGTGATTGCTCGTATCATTGCAGCGGCGCGAGCTCGTGCGGCGTCACGGGCCGCATCGGATGCGGTGTCACGAAAAGGAGGGGCAAAGCGAACGATGTTGCCCGGCAAACTCAGCGACTGCTTGGCAAGCGGAAAGGCGGAATCGGAACTGTTCATCGTCGAAGGCGATTCGGCCGGCGGCAGTGCAAAACAGGGACGCAATCGCAACTACCAAGCTATCTTGCCGCTACGGGGAAAGGTACTCAACACCGAATGCGCGACACTCAAGAAGATCATGGAGAATAAAGAAATCCAAGACATGATCTCGTCCCTCGGTTGCGGGATCGGCCCCAATTTAAACTTGGCTGGCTTGCGTTACAAGAAAATCATCTTGCTCGCCGATGCGGACTCCGATGGCCATCACATCACGACACTACTGCTCACCTTCTTCTATCGCCATATGCCTGCACTGATTGCCGAGGGGAACCTGTTTATTGCGGTCCCTCCGTTGTATCGCATTGACATCGGCAAGGAAACGCATTGGGCGAACGACGAAGAACATCGCGAGCAGATTTTGGCAGATCATGGCGGCCGAGCAAAACCCGAGATCACACGCTTCAAAGGGCTCGGCGAAATGATGCCCAAGGTGCTTTGGGAAACGACACTCAATCCGCAAACACGACGATTGCTAAGGGTGGAAGTCGATGATCACCTCGAAACCGACCGAGTGATCAGCGACTTGATGGGCCGTGATGCGTCAGCGAGGTTTCGATTCATCATGGAACGTGCCGAAGACGCCGAAGAGATCGACGTGTAG
- a CDS encoding mandelate racemase/muconate lactonizing enzyme family protein has product MKIDAVEVFPMCYPTKGYFKFFKGAFGQMGRAAVTVKVTADDGTVGWGQSVPIVTWSYETLETATIVLRDYFGPSLIGIDPLDRDAMERTLNGVLANGFSTGMPISRSGLDIATHDLAGKLQGKSLAELWGRPVGDAITLSWTLNPKSLDETERLIDEGRQQGYRHFNIKVGPDPDFDVLLARQVRQNAPDAFLWADANGGYELDDALRAAPLLADVGVDVLEAPLRPNRFRGYQALKQQGALPILMDEGVVSVVELEEFIRLGMIDGVAMKPSRCGGLHSARRQIELLEQEGLMWLGSGLADPDISLAATLGLYAAYGLTRPAALNGPQFLAADVLASPIVTKNGTLEVPNGPGLGIEVDESKLIDLMQPPK; this is encoded by the coding sequence GTGAAGATCGATGCTGTGGAAGTCTTTCCGATGTGTTATCCGACGAAGGGCTACTTCAAGTTCTTCAAAGGAGCATTCGGGCAAATGGGGCGAGCCGCCGTGACGGTGAAGGTCACCGCCGACGACGGGACCGTCGGATGGGGACAAAGCGTTCCCATCGTGACCTGGAGCTACGAAACACTCGAAACCGCAACCATCGTGCTTCGAGACTATTTTGGCCCCTCCCTGATCGGTATCGATCCACTCGACCGCGATGCGATGGAACGAACCCTCAATGGAGTGCTAGCCAACGGTTTCTCGACGGGCATGCCAATCTCTCGGTCAGGACTCGACATCGCAACACATGACTTGGCCGGTAAGTTGCAAGGAAAGTCATTGGCCGAACTTTGGGGGCGACCCGTGGGTGATGCCATCACACTGAGCTGGACGCTCAATCCGAAGAGCCTCGACGAGACCGAACGGCTGATCGACGAGGGGCGACAACAAGGCTACCGACATTTCAATATCAAGGTCGGGCCAGATCCCGATTTTGATGTGCTCTTGGCTCGGCAAGTTCGGCAAAACGCACCCGACGCATTTCTGTGGGCGGACGCAAACGGCGGTTATGAACTCGACGACGCGCTGCGGGCCGCGCCGTTGTTAGCGGATGTCGGCGTCGACGTGCTCGAAGCCCCACTTCGTCCCAATCGGTTTCGCGGTTACCAAGCACTCAAGCAACAAGGTGCGCTCCCGATCTTGATGGACGAAGGAGTCGTTTCGGTTGTCGAGCTCGAGGAATTCATCCGTTTGGGAATGATCGACGGAGTCGCGATGAAGCCATCAAGGTGTGGAGGCCTTCATTCGGCGCGGCGACAGATTGAACTGCTCGAGCAGGAAGGGTTGATGTGGCTGGGTAGCGGATTGGCGGATCCCGATATCTCGCTTGCAGCCACGCTCGGACTGTACGCCGCGTATGGTCTTACAAGGCCCGCCGCACTCAACGGCCCTCAATTCCTGGCTGCCGACGTGCTCGCAAGCCCCATCGTCACCAAGAACGGAACGCTGGAGGTCCCAAACGGCCCCGGACTTGGTATCGAGGTCGACGAGTCCAAGCTGATCGACTTGATGCAACCCCCAAAGTAA
- a CDS encoding Gfo/Idh/MocA family protein: MIRKSVPTRREFLANTSTVVGATFAAAFGASFVPATALGRDGATAASERIRMGFIGCGRQCYYKNIPLFMRTGEVQAMAVCDVDDWRRNNAVNQIKTQYTSGKAKGTLSHVDQHLDYQDLLSRDDIDAVMISTPDHWHCQMALDAMKAGKDVALEKPITRTIAEGQRLIKAAAEQKRIFRVDSEFRSGESAHRATTLVRNGHIGRVRRVTTCVPESDIPCPQQPEMPIPIGLDYERWQGPAPRAPYTLKRVHTPESYERPGWMRHLYYCDGMITNWGTHLNNGAMWATDTERTGPVEIEATGTYPDPESFWNVLLKFNIQYKFADGLEWIYRTEKPYFLIEGDEGWVRADFTQFDAEPKSLLNIDLTQVDQTFPLQGEKENFLASVRSRQETLEPAEVGHRVTTLGHLGHIAIHTGRKLQWDPVKEVFVDDDGANQYLDKPIQHRPQIS, encoded by the coding sequence ATGATTCGCAAATCCGTTCCCACTCGCCGAGAGTTCCTGGCGAACACTTCCACGGTAGTCGGTGCGACATTTGCCGCAGCCTTCGGCGCGTCCTTTGTCCCCGCGACGGCGCTTGGACGCGATGGAGCCACGGCTGCCAGCGAACGCATCCGAATGGGGTTTATCGGCTGTGGACGTCAATGCTACTACAAAAATATCCCGCTTTTTATGCGGACCGGCGAAGTCCAAGCCATGGCCGTTTGCGATGTTGACGATTGGCGGCGCAACAACGCGGTGAATCAAATCAAAACCCAATACACGTCGGGAAAGGCAAAAGGCACGCTCAGCCATGTCGACCAGCATTTGGATTATCAAGACCTGCTTTCACGCGACGACATTGATGCTGTGATGATTTCGACGCCTGATCATTGGCATTGTCAGATGGCGCTGGACGCAATGAAAGCGGGTAAAGATGTTGCACTCGAGAAGCCCATCACGCGAACGATTGCGGAAGGTCAGCGACTAATCAAAGCTGCGGCCGAACAGAAAAGAATTTTTCGAGTTGATAGCGAGTTTCGCAGCGGCGAATCGGCCCACCGAGCGACCACCTTGGTCCGCAACGGACACATCGGCAGGGTTCGTCGTGTGACCACCTGTGTTCCCGAATCCGACATTCCTTGTCCACAGCAACCCGAGATGCCGATCCCAATCGGATTGGACTACGAGCGATGGCAAGGTCCCGCGCCGCGAGCTCCTTACACGCTCAAACGCGTCCATACTCCTGAGTCGTATGAGCGGCCGGGATGGATGCGACATCTCTACTATTGTGATGGCATGATCACCAATTGGGGGACACACCTCAATAATGGCGCCATGTGGGCGACCGATACCGAGCGAACCGGTCCGGTCGAAATTGAAGCGACGGGCACCTACCCAGATCCCGAGAGCTTCTGGAATGTGCTCTTGAAGTTCAACATTCAATACAAATTCGCGGACGGTTTAGAATGGATTTATCGAACGGAGAAACCCTATTTCTTGATTGAAGGCGATGAAGGTTGGGTTCGCGCCGACTTCACTCAATTTGATGCGGAGCCCAAGTCGCTGTTGAATATCGATTTGACCCAGGTTGATCAAACCTTTCCGCTGCAGGGCGAGAAAGAAAATTTCCTGGCCAGCGTTCGCAGTCGTCAAGAGACCCTTGAACCGGCCGAAGTGGGGCACCGCGTCACCACACTTGGACACCTTGGACACATCGCGATCCACACCGGACGAAAATTACAGTGGGATCCCGTCAAGGAAGTGTTCGTCGATGACGACGGCGCGAATCAATATCTTGACAAACCGATCCAACATCGACCTCAAATCAGCTAG
- a CDS encoding 4Fe-4S dicluster domain-containing protein, which translates to MDALMNDADVRWLRSREPFAAMNAKAFPRNVPLEGILRFDCKLRRSEPGEIIYRQGDYGGSAFLVLAGSVRVVMDPLPDQQLGRQVPEGQHRWFQRIYRRLFRPAIEEYRPPSQISLLDTPGGNPIRRVDGRTAIFLQDFDAILRDKRTVSLGPSELFGEISAMCRLPRTANVIAENEATLIEIRWQGLQMLRCDQRFAADLDLHYRTTWLPLHLKSISPFRNLPDDNLTRLADASVLRSFGHHPWDDDLKRTRRLPVAEPINSEPINSEPIIAEAGRTPTELIFIRNGFARVTRQADPGHRDSSMLTTSYLGKGDGFGLEEVIGNATRQHGSAPIPLQHSLRAVGITDTIGIPAEVFAAEVLPWLPPQDASQRDHATSVSSERLDFIIANRLNNGTDAMVIDLDRCTQCNDCLKACAEAHDGNARFEIIGPVHANHQFVQACMHCADPVCMMGCPTGAIARDPATGSIRIHEPICVGCGVCAEGCPYDSIRMVTPRDRNGHVYQDAETAKPVQKATKCDRCHSRPSGPACVSACGQDALVRIDLTDPSPLDSLGLLSR; encoded by the coding sequence ATGGACGCGTTGATGAACGATGCGGATGTGCGTTGGTTGCGCTCGCGTGAACCCTTCGCTGCGATGAACGCCAAGGCGTTTCCACGTAACGTTCCCCTGGAAGGGATCTTGCGATTCGACTGCAAACTCCGCCGCTCAGAACCGGGCGAAATCATTTATCGACAAGGTGACTACGGCGGCAGCGCATTTTTGGTCTTGGCCGGCAGCGTCCGTGTCGTGATGGATCCATTGCCCGACCAACAACTTGGGCGACAGGTACCTGAGGGGCAGCATCGATGGTTCCAACGAATTTATCGGCGACTGTTTCGACCAGCGATTGAGGAATACCGCCCACCCAGTCAGATCTCGCTGTTGGATACTCCTGGTGGCAATCCGATTCGCAGAGTCGATGGTCGGACCGCGATCTTCTTGCAGGACTTCGACGCGATCTTGCGCGACAAACGAACCGTTTCGCTTGGGCCGTCGGAGTTGTTTGGCGAAATCTCGGCAATGTGTCGTTTGCCAAGGACGGCCAACGTCATCGCTGAAAACGAAGCGACGCTCATCGAGATACGATGGCAAGGCTTGCAAATGCTGCGTTGCGATCAACGATTTGCAGCCGACTTGGACCTGCACTACCGAACCACTTGGTTGCCGTTGCATTTGAAATCGATCTCACCGTTTCGCAACCTGCCCGACGACAACCTGACACGGCTCGCCGACGCTTCGGTGCTGAGGTCGTTCGGACACCATCCGTGGGACGATGACTTGAAACGAACGCGGCGGTTGCCGGTCGCGGAACCAATCAACTCGGAACCAATCAACTCGGAACCGATTATCGCCGAAGCAGGCCGTACGCCGACCGAGTTGATCTTCATTCGAAACGGTTTCGCAAGAGTCACGCGACAAGCTGATCCTGGGCATCGTGATTCGTCGATGCTCACCACGTCGTATCTTGGCAAAGGTGATGGATTTGGTCTCGAAGAGGTAATCGGCAACGCGACGCGGCAGCATGGATCCGCCCCGATCCCGTTGCAACACTCGTTGCGGGCTGTCGGCATCACCGACACGATCGGGATCCCCGCGGAAGTGTTTGCGGCAGAAGTGCTACCCTGGCTACCGCCGCAAGACGCTTCGCAGCGCGATCACGCCACGTCCGTCTCTAGCGAGCGACTTGATTTCATCATCGCGAATCGCTTGAACAATGGGACCGATGCGATGGTGATCGACTTGGACCGGTGCACCCAGTGCAACGATTGCTTGAAGGCCTGTGCCGAGGCCCATGACGGCAACGCTCGATTCGAAATCATCGGACCGGTGCACGCAAACCATCAATTTGTACAAGCGTGCATGCACTGTGCCGACCCCGTTTGCATGATGGGGTGTCCGACCGGGGCGATCGCTCGCGATCCAGCAACCGGATCCATTCGAATTCATGAACCGATCTGCGTCGGTTGTGGCGTTTGTGCGGAGGGCTGCCCGTACGACAGCATCCGGATGGTGACACCACGCGATCGGAACGGCCACGTCTACCAGGACGCAGAGACGGCGAAACCTGTGCAGAAGGCGACCAAGTGTGATCGCTGCCACTCGCGGCCCAGCGGCCCAGCGTGCGTTTCGGCGTGCGGGCAAGACGCGTTGGTTCGGATCGATTTGACCGATCCTTCACCACTCGATTCGCTAGGGTTGCTGTCACGATAA